From one Humulus lupulus chromosome 8, drHumLupu1.1, whole genome shotgun sequence genomic stretch:
- the LOC133795418 gene encoding glucose-6-phosphate/phosphate translocator 2, chloroplastic: protein MISSVKLTPSSFTSSDILTRKCLVPKNKFFSLPTIHNAQQSLNPLVSSQKPLYISSTENFSLLTKTQKRSVTECKAYEADRSPPLEINIKLPDQQAAQKFKIGVYFAIWWALNVVFNIYNKKVLNAFPYPWLTSLLSLAAGSLMMLISWATRIADAPKTDLDFWKTLFPVAVAHTIGHVAATVSMSKVAVSFTHIIKSSEPAFSVLVSRFLLGEMFPMPVYLSLAPIIGGCALAAVTELNFNLVGFMGAMISNLAFVFRNIFSKKGMKGKSVSGMNYYACLSMLSLLILTPFAIAVEGPKMWAAGWHQALSQIGPHFVWWVAAQSIFYHLYNQVSYMSLDQISPLTFSVGNTMKRVSVIVSSIIIFHTPVQPINALGAAIAILGTFLYSQAKQ, encoded by the exons ATGATCTCTTCAGTGAAGCTTACACCTTCATCGTTCACGTCCTCTGATATTTTGACCCGAAAGTGTTTGGTCCCAAAGAACAAATTTTTTTCACTGCCTACCATTCACAATGCGCAACAAAGCTTAAATCCCTTGGTTTCTTCCCAAAAGCCCCTTTACATTTCTTCCACTGAGAACTTCTCATTGTTGACCAAAACCCAGAAGCGTTCGGTGACTGAGTGTAAGGCCTATGAGGCTGATCGGTCACCGCCTTTGGAAATCAACATCAAGTTGCCGGACCAGCAGGCTGCTCAGAAATTTAAGATTGGTGTATATTTCGCCATTTGGTGGGCTTTGAATGTCGTCTTTAATATATATAACAAGAAGGTTTTGAATGCTTTTCCCTATCCGTGGCTCACTTCCTTGCTCTCATTAGCCGCTGGTTCTCTAATGATGCTTATCTCTTGGGCCACTAGAATTGCCGATGCCCCAAAAACAGATTTAGACTTCTGGAAGACCCTTTTCCCG GTTGCTGTGGCACATACAATTGGGCACGTTGCGGCTACTGTTAGTATGTCCAAAGTTGCGGTTTCGTTCACTCATATCATTAAGAGTAGTGAGCCCGCGTTCAGTGTTTTGGTCTCGAGGTTTCTACTAGGCGAAATGTTTCCCATGCCTGTCTACTTGTCACTAGCACCAATAATCGGCGGTTGCGCTCTTGCTGCTGTAACCGAGCTTAATTTCAACTTAGTTG GATTTATGGGGGCTATGATCTCGAACTTGGCATTTGTGTTTcgaaacatattctcaaagaaggGGATGAAAGGGAAATCTGTTAGTGGCATGAACTACTACGCTTGTCTGTCAATGTTGTCTCTATTGATTCTAACACCCTTTGCCATTGCCGTGGAGGGCCCTAAGATGTGGGCTGCTGGTTGGCACCAAGCTCTTTCGCAGATTGGTCCCCATTTCGTATG GTGGGTGGCAGCCCAGAGTATATTCTATCACTTGTACAATCAAGTTTCATACATGTCACTGGACCAGATATCTCCCTTAACTTTCAGTGTAGGAAACACAATGAAACGAGTATCTGTTATAGTCTCATCCATTATCATCTTCCACACGCCTGTTCAACCCATCAATGCCCTTGGAGCTGCCATTGCAATCCTTGGCACCTTCCTATACTCACAG GCCAAGCAGTAG
- the LOC133795424 gene encoding ubiquitin-like protein 5 yields MIEVVLNDRLGKKVKVKCNEDDTIGDLKKLVAAQTGTRADKIRIQKWYNIYKDHITLKDYEIHDGMGLELYYN; encoded by the coding sequence ATGATCGAGGTAGTGTTGAACGATCGACTGGGGAAGAAGGTGAAGGTTAAATGTAACGAGGATGACACGATCGGCGATCTAAAGAAGCTGGTGGCGGCTCAGACCGGAACCAGAGCCGATAAGATTCGAATTCAGAAGTGGTACAACATCTACAAGGACCATATTACTCTCAAGGACTACGAGATCCACGAcggcatgggtcttgagctctaCTACAACTGA